The Pseudomonadota bacterium genome includes a region encoding these proteins:
- a CDS encoding PilN domain-containing protein, with protein MAKINLLPWREEVKRQRQQLFGVHMFMGVAAAAVCCVLYQSQINASLNHQKSRNTFLSSEITKLQAELTEISELESTKTQLLDRMEIIQNLQTQRPQVVHTFQELAVAMPDGLYLQSVRQNGTALRVVGQAESNGSVSEFMRKLDASEWLGKPTVQVIENGHSSELRKFELSLNQTTPSASEDEFDPTATQEYQELLGIGNDLDLGTDPLDLGSDPLDLGSDPMEGGTDPLDLSTDPMELSSDPLDLSADNLDQSPTDSLSDPLALEG; from the coding sequence ATGGCGAAGATCAACCTTCTGCCCTGGCGCGAGGAAGTCAAGCGTCAACGGCAACAACTGTTTGGCGTGCACATGTTCATGGGCGTGGCAGCCGCAGCCGTGTGCTGCGTGTTGTACCAGAGCCAGATCAACGCCTCGTTGAACCACCAGAAATCGCGCAACACCTTTCTGTCGAGCGAGATCACCAAGCTGCAGGCCGAGCTGACCGAGATCTCCGAACTGGAGTCGACCAAGACCCAGTTGCTCGACCGGATGGAAATCATCCAGAACCTGCAGACCCAGCGTCCACAGGTGGTGCACACCTTCCAGGAGCTCGCGGTGGCGATGCCCGATGGTCTGTACCTCCAGAGCGTCCGCCAGAACGGCACCGCACTGAGGGTGGTCGGCCAGGCGGAATCGAACGGCAGCGTGTCCGAGTTCATGCGCAAGCTTGACGCCTCGGAGTGGCTCGGCAAGCCGACGGTGCAGGTCATCGAAAACGGTCACTCAAGCGAGCTGCGCAAATTCGAGCTGAGCCTGAACCAGACCACACCGAGTGCGAGCGAGGACGAGTTCGACCCGACGGCCACCCAGGAGTACCAGGAGCTGCTCGGCATCGGCAACGACCTCGACCTCGGTACCGATCCGTTGGACCTTGGCAGCGATCCGCTTGACCTCGGTTCGGACCCGATGGAAGGCGGCACCGATCCGCTCGACCTCTCGACCGATCCGATGGAGCTGTCGAGCGATCCGCTGGATCTCTCGGCTGACAACCTGGATCAGTCGCCGACCGATTCACTTTCCGATCCCCTGGCGCTGGAGGGCTGA